The segment GTTCTCTCCGGGCTCAAAGACAAGATCGGTGATTACGCGGCGTTGATTGTGGCCAGCGGAAGAGGAAGGAGAGGATAAGAGATGGAGCTTGAAGACGTGGCCCGAAAGGCCTTTGAAGAAAGTATTCGGGTGAAGAGAGAGTTTATTGAACGTTATGAAGAGGCTCTTCTGGAGGTTGCACGTGAGGTTGCACGTAGAATCGGTAACGGTGGTACGGTCTATTTCATGGGAAATGGAGGAAGCGCTGCAGATGCCGCTCATCTGGCAGCGGAACTTGTGGGAAGATTCTATCTTGAGAGAAGACCAATAAGGGCAGTGTCCTTGCCCAGCAACGACTCGATTCTTACCGAGATCCCGAATGATTTCGGGTATGATCAGATCTTTTCGAGACAGCTGGAAGCATTTCTGAGAGAAGAGGATGTTGTGATAGCGATAAGCACGAGCGGAAACTCGAAGAATATTGTAAGGGGTCTCGAAGTAGCTAGGAAAAGGCTCTCTCTGAGGATCGGCATGACTGGCAGGACGGGCGGCGACATGCTCGATCGCTGTGACTATTTATTCAAGGTTGATTCAACGGATGTCCCGAGAATACAGGAGACGCACATAACGCTGGGGCACGTGCTTTGCCAGCTAATAGAAGCGATGGTAGCTGAAGAAAGATAGAATTGGGCAGATTTGAAACGGCAGGTGGAATGATGAGATACGAAGGAAAATTCAAGATATTCGACAGTTCAAGTGTAAGAACCTATCCGCTTAAGGATAGACCAAGCGAGGTCTCTATCTCAGACTTGATCGATGAAAACAAAGTAATCGATGAAGCTGAGAGCTACTCTTCAAGCGACCTAGAAGGACTGGCTTCGAAGGTAGTGGAAGCTAGAAGGCAGGACAAACCGGTGATAGTATTCAGCGGGGCCCATATAATCAAGAATGGGATGGGGCCTCTTCTCTCATCGCT is part of the Mesotoga sp. UBA6090 genome and harbors:
- a CDS encoding D-sedoheptulose-7-phosphate isomerase: MELEDVARKAFEESIRVKREFIERYEEALLEVAREVARRIGNGGTVYFMGNGGSAADAAHLAAELVGRFYLERRPIRAVSLPSNDSILTEIPNDFGYDQIFSRQLEAFLREEDVVIAISTSGNSKNIVRGLEVARKRLSLRIGMTGRTGGDMLDRCDYLFKVDSTDVPRIQETHITLGHVLCQLIEAMVAEER